A DNA window from Streptomyces sp. 71268 contains the following coding sequences:
- a CDS encoding M4 family metallopeptidase: protein MRRTPHRRTAATGAFVAVAAMLAVGVQAVSATADGGAAPDASAPMSSVANRGAMPVKLSPAERAALLRDADATKAETARTLRLGAQEKLVVKDVSKDADGTTHTRYERTFAGLPVLGGDLVVQETRAGAFESVAKATKSSVRVASTTAKVRPAVAEESAERLARADDTRKAEASKAPRKVVWAATGKPVLAYETVVGGVQADGTPNELHVITDANTGEKLYEYQGVHNGTGKSQYSGEVPLGTAGGSGSYNLTDTQRGNHKTYNLNRGTSGQGTLFTDADDVWGDGTGSHTQTAAVDAHYGAALTWDYYKSVHGRSGIKGDGVGAYSRVHYGNNYVNAFWQDSCFCMTYGDGSGNTHPLTSIDVAAHEMTHGVTANTARLVYSGESGGLNEATSDIFAAAVEFHADNPNDKGDYWVGEEIDINGNGTPLRYMDKPSKDNRSKDNWYSGIGSIDVHYSSGVANHWFYLASEGSGAKVINGIPHDSPTYDNQPVTPIGRVNAEKVWFKALSQRMQSNTDYKGARDATLWAAGELFGTNSVEYAGVANAWAAVNVGQRVPTPGGVSVTAPGDQTSVVNQAASLQIKATSSNTGALRYAATGLPAGLTIDAASGLISGTPTTVGTSQVTVTVTDAAGKTGTAAFKWTVNDADGGVYENTNDVQIPDGLDAVNSPITVNRSGNGSAALKVGVDIVHPYRGDLVIDLVAPGGKSYRLKNSSAYDSADNVNETYTVDASGVAASGTWNLKVQDIYSTDRGYINSWKLTF from the coding sequence GTGAGACGCACCCCCCATCGACGAACGGCCGCCACCGGCGCGTTCGTCGCCGTAGCCGCCATGCTCGCCGTCGGCGTGCAGGCCGTCAGCGCCACCGCCGACGGCGGCGCCGCCCCCGACGCCTCGGCCCCCATGTCCAGCGTGGCCAACCGTGGCGCGATGCCCGTCAAGCTCTCCCCCGCCGAGCGGGCCGCGTTGTTGCGCGACGCCGATGCCACCAAGGCCGAGACCGCCAGGACGCTGCGGCTCGGCGCGCAGGAGAAGCTGGTCGTCAAGGACGTGTCCAAGGACGCGGACGGCACCACGCACACCCGCTACGAGCGCACCTTCGCCGGCCTGCCGGTGCTCGGCGGCGACCTCGTGGTGCAGGAGACGAGGGCCGGTGCCTTCGAGTCGGTCGCCAAGGCCACCAAGTCCTCGGTGCGGGTGGCCTCGACCACCGCCAAGGTGCGGCCTGCCGTGGCCGAGGAGTCCGCCGAGCGGCTGGCGCGGGCCGACGACACCCGCAAGGCGGAGGCCAGCAAGGCCCCGCGGAAGGTGGTCTGGGCCGCGACGGGCAAGCCGGTGCTGGCGTACGAGACGGTCGTCGGCGGCGTACAGGCGGACGGCACGCCCAACGAGCTGCACGTCATCACCGACGCCAACACGGGCGAGAAGCTCTACGAGTACCAGGGCGTGCACAACGGCACGGGCAAGAGCCAGTACAGCGGCGAGGTGCCGCTGGGCACCGCGGGCGGCTCGGGCTCGTACAACCTGACCGACACCCAGCGCGGCAACCACAAGACGTACAACCTCAACCGTGGCACCTCGGGGCAGGGCACGCTGTTCACCGACGCCGACGACGTGTGGGGCGACGGGACCGGCAGCCACACCCAGACCGCGGCCGTCGACGCGCACTACGGCGCGGCCCTGACCTGGGACTACTACAAGTCCGTGCACGGCAGGTCGGGCATCAAGGGCGACGGCGTCGGGGCGTACTCGCGCGTCCACTACGGCAACAACTACGTCAACGCCTTCTGGCAGGACTCCTGCTTCTGCATGACCTACGGCGACGGCTCGGGCAACACCCACCCGCTGACCTCGATCGACGTGGCCGCGCACGAGATGACGCACGGCGTCACCGCCAACACCGCCCGGCTGGTCTACAGCGGCGAGTCCGGCGGCCTGAACGAGGCCACCTCCGACATCTTCGCGGCGGCCGTGGAGTTCCACGCCGACAACCCCAACGACAAGGGCGACTACTGGGTCGGCGAAGAGATCGACATCAACGGCAACGGCACGCCGCTGCGGTACATGGACAAGCCCTCCAAGGACAACCGGTCCAAGGACAACTGGTACTCGGGCATCGGCAGCATCGACGTCCACTACTCGTCCGGCGTGGCCAACCACTGGTTCTACCTGGCCTCCGAGGGCAGCGGCGCCAAGGTCATCAACGGCATCCCGCACGACAGCCCGACCTACGACAACCAGCCGGTGACGCCCATCGGCCGGGTCAACGCCGAGAAGGTGTGGTTCAAGGCGCTGTCGCAGCGCATGCAGTCCAACACCGACTACAAGGGCGCCCGGGACGCGACGCTGTGGGCGGCCGGCGAGCTGTTCGGCACGAACAGCGTCGAGTACGCGGGTGTCGCCAACGCCTGGGCCGCGGTCAACGTCGGGCAGCGGGTGCCGACGCCGGGCGGCGTGAGCGTCACCGCCCCCGGTGACCAGACCAGCGTCGTCAACCAGGCCGCGAGCCTGCAGATCAAGGCGACCAGCAGCAACACCGGGGCGCTGCGCTACGCCGCCACCGGGCTGCCCGCCGGCCTGACCATCGACGCGGCCAGCGGCCTGATCTCCGGCACGCCGACCACCGTGGGCACCAGCCAGGTGACCGTCACGGTCACGGACGCGGCCGGCAAGACCGGGACCGCGGCGTTCAAGTGGACCGTGAACGACGCGGACGGCGGCGTCTACGAGAACACCAACGACGTGCAGATCCCCGACGGCCTCGACGCGGTCAACTCGCCGATCACCGTCAACCGGAGCGGCAACGGCAGCGCGGCCCTCAAGGTCGGCGTGGACATCGTGCACCCCTACCGCGGTGACCTGGTGATCGACCTGGTGGCGCCGGGCGGCAAGAGCTACCGGCTGAAGAACTCCAGCGCGTACGACTCGGCGGACAACGTGAACGAGACGTACACCGTGGACGCCAGCGGCGTGGCGGCGAGCGGCACCTGGAACCTCAAGGTGCAGGACATCTACTCCACCGACCGCGGCTACATCAACAGTTGGAAGCTGACCTTCTGA
- a CDS encoding M4 family metallopeptidase, whose amino-acid sequence MSTSSGIPRSTRTRRTAAAAGAVAAAAALLATGLTTGTAGAADTADTAASATPAKLSPSQRAELLREANDTTAKAAGALGLGAQEKLVVKDVVKDNDGTTHTRYERTFAGLPVLGGDLITHETKGGKLKGVTKATKATIKVASTKAKLAPSTAERAAIKAARADDAKLAKADKAPRKVIWAADGKPTLAYEAVVGGLQADGTPNELHVITDANTGKELFTFQGVKNGTGSSQYSGEVELGTAKEGSGYTLTDSERGGHKTLNLKNGQGSQGEAFTDDDDKWGTGKPEDAQTAAVDAHYGAALTWDYYKSVHGRDGIKGDGQGATSNVHYGQNYSNAFWQDSCFCMTYGDGEGNTHPLTSIDVAAHEMTHGVTSATANLTYSGESGGLNEATSDIFATAVEFNADNGEDVGDYLIGEEIDIRGDGSPLRYMDKPSKDGSSLDNWDENAGDVDVHYSSGIANHWFYLASEGSGAKEINGVAYDSPTVDGSKVEGIGRDKAEKIWFKALTTYMTSNTDYAAAREATLKAATDLYGADSAEVKGVDAAWAGVGVK is encoded by the coding sequence GTGAGCACGTCTTCCGGCATACCCCGTTCCACCCGCACCCGCCGTACGGCCGCCGCCGCCGGCGCGGTCGCCGCGGCCGCCGCGCTGCTGGCCACGGGCCTGACCACCGGCACGGCCGGCGCCGCCGACACCGCCGACACGGCGGCCTCGGCCACCCCCGCCAAGCTGAGCCCCTCGCAGCGCGCGGAGCTGCTGCGCGAGGCGAACGACACCACCGCCAAGGCCGCCGGCGCGCTGGGCCTGGGCGCCCAGGAGAAGCTGGTCGTCAAGGACGTCGTCAAGGACAACGACGGCACCACGCACACCCGCTACGAGCGCACCTTCGCCGGCCTGCCGGTGCTCGGCGGCGACCTGATCACGCACGAGACCAAGGGCGGCAAGCTCAAGGGCGTCACCAAGGCGACGAAGGCCACCATCAAGGTCGCCTCCACCAAGGCGAAGCTGGCCCCGTCGACCGCCGAGCGGGCCGCGATCAAGGCCGCGCGGGCCGACGACGCCAAGCTGGCCAAGGCCGACAAGGCGCCCCGCAAGGTGATCTGGGCGGCCGACGGCAAGCCGACCCTGGCCTACGAGGCGGTCGTCGGCGGCCTGCAGGCCGACGGCACGCCCAACGAGCTGCACGTCATCACCGACGCCAACACCGGCAAGGAACTCTTCACCTTCCAGGGCGTCAAGAACGGCACCGGCTCCAGCCAGTACAGCGGCGAGGTCGAGCTGGGCACCGCCAAGGAGGGCAGCGGCTACACGCTGACCGACAGCGAGCGCGGCGGGCACAAGACGCTGAACCTGAAGAACGGGCAGGGCAGCCAGGGCGAGGCGTTCACCGACGACGACGACAAGTGGGGCACCGGCAAGCCGGAGGACGCCCAGACCGCCGCCGTCGACGCGCACTACGGCGCGGCCCTGACCTGGGACTACTACAAGTCCGTGCACGGTCGCGACGGCATCAAGGGCGACGGCCAGGGCGCCACGTCCAACGTGCACTACGGCCAGAACTACTCCAACGCGTTCTGGCAGGACTCCTGCTTCTGCATGACCTACGGCGACGGCGAGGGCAACACCCACCCGCTGACCTCGATCGACGTCGCGGCCCACGAGATGACGCACGGCGTCACCTCGGCCACCGCCAACCTCACCTACAGCGGCGAGTCCGGCGGCCTCAACGAGGCCACCTCCGACATCTTCGCCACGGCCGTCGAGTTCAACGCCGACAACGGCGAGGACGTCGGCGACTACCTCATCGGCGAGGAGATCGACATCCGCGGCGACGGCAGCCCGCTGCGGTACATGGACAAGCCCTCCAAGGACGGCAGCTCGCTCGACAACTGGGACGAGAACGCCGGCGACGTGGACGTCCACTACTCGTCCGGCATCGCCAACCACTGGTTCTACCTGGCCTCCGAGGGCAGCGGCGCCAAGGAGATCAACGGCGTCGCCTACGACAGCCCGACCGTCGACGGCTCCAAGGTCGAGGGCATCGGCCGGGACAAGGCCGAGAAGATCTGGTTCAAGGCCCTGACCACCTACATGACCTCCAACACCGACTACGCCGCCGCGCGCGAGGCCACCCTCAAGGCGGCGACCGACCTGTACGGCGCGGACAGCGCCGAGGTCAAGGGCGTGGACGCGGCCTGGGCCGGCGTCGGCGTCAAGTAA
- the glgP gene encoding alpha-glucan family phosphorylase → MKAIRRFSVRPVLPDPLRPLSDLARNVRWSWHPETRELFQALDPDGWRAAGGDPVRLLGSVPADRLARLAADPVFVRRLAAAADELRAYLTGPRWYQQQVERRSADGGTGDGGTGDGPMSGALPRAIAYFSPEFGITAALPQYSGGLGILAGDHLKSASDLGVPLIGVGLLYRHGYFRQTLSRDGWQQEHYPVLDPNDLPLTLLREADGRPTRVTLALPGGRSLRAHVWQASVGRVPLLLLDSDVEENAQRERDVTDRLYGGGSEHRLLQEMLLGIGGVRAVRAYCARTGHAAPEVFHTNEGHAGFLGLERIRELIAAGADFDTALESVRAGTVFTTHTPVPAGIDRFDRELIARHLGDGGELGELPVERVLALGQETYPGGEDGLFNMAVMGLRLAQRANGVSTLHGQVSREMFAGLWPGFDAAEVPITAITNGVHAPTWVAPEVAGLGARVAERTATDAGARPADATADTSDADLWALRRTLRERLVVEVRERLAASWRQRGADRAELGWIDGVLDPDVLTIGFARRVPAYKRLTLMLHDRERLTELLLHPERPVQIVVAGKAHPADDGGKRLIQELVRFADDPRVRHRLVFLPDYGMAMAQRLYPGCDVWLNNPLRPLEACGTSGMKAALNGCLNLSVRDGWWDEWYDPDFGWAIPTADASAAVGESAEADQDRRDALEAAALYDLLAHQITPRFYERGASGLPDHWLAMVRRTLTTLGPRVLAGRMVREYVEKLYVPAARAHRATSGPAARELAQWKARVRAAWPGVAVDHVKAESEPPEATAPASPPAPAAASGEGECATVELGTTLTLRVRVSLGDLTPDDVEVQALAGPVDEADRIGAARAVPLKPVGGPSLEGHWSYAGPLALDRSGPYGYTVRILPCHELLASGAELGLIAAPTERTGEEAGVLMR, encoded by the coding sequence GTGAAGGCCATTCGTCGTTTCAGCGTGCGCCCCGTCCTCCCGGACCCCCTCAGACCGCTCAGCGACCTCGCGCGCAACGTGCGCTGGTCCTGGCACCCCGAGACCCGCGAGCTGTTCCAGGCACTGGACCCGGACGGCTGGCGGGCCGCGGGCGGCGACCCGGTACGGCTCCTCGGCTCGGTCCCGGCCGACCGGCTGGCCCGCCTCGCCGCCGACCCCGTCTTCGTACGCCGCCTCGCCGCCGCCGCCGACGAGCTGCGCGCCTACCTGACCGGCCCCCGCTGGTACCAACAGCAGGTCGAGCGGCGCTCGGCCGACGGCGGGACCGGCGACGGCGGGACTGGCGACGGCCCCATGTCGGGCGCGCTGCCGCGGGCCATCGCGTACTTCTCGCCCGAGTTCGGCATCACCGCCGCCCTGCCCCAGTACTCCGGCGGCCTCGGCATCCTCGCCGGCGACCACCTCAAGTCCGCCAGCGACCTCGGCGTGCCGCTGATCGGCGTCGGGCTGCTCTACCGGCACGGCTACTTCCGGCAGACCCTCTCCCGCGACGGCTGGCAGCAGGAGCACTACCCCGTGCTCGACCCGAACGACCTGCCGCTCACGCTGCTGCGCGAGGCGGACGGCCGCCCCACGCGCGTCACCCTCGCGCTGCCGGGCGGGCGCTCGCTGCGCGCGCACGTCTGGCAGGCCAGCGTGGGCCGGGTGCCGCTGCTGCTGCTCGACTCCGACGTGGAGGAGAACGCGCAGCGCGAGCGGGACGTCACCGACCGGCTCTACGGCGGCGGCAGCGAGCACCGGCTGCTCCAGGAGATGCTGCTCGGCATCGGCGGGGTGCGCGCCGTGCGCGCGTACTGCGCCCGCACCGGGCACGCCGCACCCGAGGTCTTCCACACCAACGAGGGGCACGCCGGCTTCCTCGGCCTGGAGCGCATCCGCGAACTCATCGCCGCCGGGGCCGACTTCGACACCGCCCTGGAGTCCGTGCGCGCCGGCACCGTCTTCACCACCCACACCCCCGTGCCCGCCGGCATCGACCGCTTCGACCGCGAGCTGATCGCCCGCCACCTCGGCGACGGTGGCGAGCTGGGCGAACTACCCGTCGAGCGCGTCCTCGCGCTCGGCCAGGAGACCTACCCCGGCGGTGAGGATGGTCTCTTCAACATGGCCGTGATGGGGCTGCGGCTGGCCCAGCGCGCCAACGGCGTCTCCACGCTGCACGGCCAGGTCAGCCGCGAGATGTTCGCCGGCCTGTGGCCCGGGTTCGACGCCGCCGAGGTGCCCATCACCGCCATCACCAACGGCGTGCACGCCCCCACCTGGGTGGCGCCCGAGGTGGCCGGGCTCGGCGCGCGGGTGGCCGAGCGCACCGCGACCGACGCCGGTGCCCGACCGGCGGACGCGACGGCGGACACCTCCGACGCGGATCTGTGGGCGCTGCGCCGCACCCTGCGCGAGCGCCTCGTCGTCGAGGTGCGCGAACGCCTCGCCGCCTCCTGGCGGCAGCGCGGCGCCGACCGCGCCGAACTCGGCTGGATCGACGGCGTCCTCGACCCGGACGTGCTCACCATCGGCTTCGCCCGCCGCGTCCCGGCGTACAAGCGGCTCACCCTGATGCTGCACGACCGGGAGCGGCTCACCGAGTTGCTGCTGCACCCCGAGCGGCCGGTGCAGATCGTCGTGGCGGGCAAGGCGCACCCGGCCGACGACGGCGGCAAGCGCCTGATCCAGGAGCTGGTCCGGTTCGCCGACGACCCGAGGGTGCGGCACCGGCTGGTCTTCCTTCCCGACTACGGCATGGCCATGGCCCAGCGCCTCTACCCCGGCTGCGACGTGTGGCTGAACAACCCGCTGCGCCCGCTGGAGGCGTGCGGCACCTCCGGCATGAAGGCCGCCCTCAACGGCTGCCTCAACCTGTCGGTGCGGGACGGCTGGTGGGACGAGTGGTACGACCCGGACTTCGGCTGGGCCATCCCCACCGCCGACGCGTCGGCCGCCGTCGGCGAGTCGGCCGAGGCCGACCAGGACCGCCGCGACGCGCTGGAGGCCGCGGCCCTCTACGACCTGCTGGCCCACCAGATCACCCCCCGCTTCTACGAGCGCGGCGCCAGCGGCCTGCCCGACCACTGGCTCGCCATGGTGCGCCGCACCCTGACGACGCTGGGCCCCAGGGTCCTGGCGGGGCGGATGGTGCGCGAGTACGTGGAGAAGCTGTACGTACCGGCCGCCCGGGCCCACCGCGCCACCAGCGGGCCCGCCGCCCGGGAACTCGCCCAGTGGAAGGCCCGGGTGCGGGCGGCCTGGCCGGGTGTCGCGGTGGACCACGTCAAGGCCGAGAGTGAGCCACCCGAGGCGACCGCCCCCGCCTCGCCGCCCGCGCCGGCCGCGGCGTCGGGCGAGGGGGAGTGCGCCACGGTCGAGCTGGGCACCACGCTGACGCTGCGGGTCAGGGTCTCGCTCGGCGACCTGACGCCGGACGACGTCGAGGTGCAGGCGCTGGCCGGCCCGGTGGACGAGGCCGACCGGATCGGCGCCGCCCGCGCCGTCCCGCTCAAGCCGGTCGGCGGGCCGAGCCTGGAGGGGCACTGGTCGTACGCGGGCCCGCTCGCCCTCGACCGCTCGGGGCCCTACGGCTACACCGTCCGCATTCTGCCTTGCCACGAACTCCTGGCCAGCGGCGCCGAGTTGGGGCTGATCGCGGCGCCGACGGAGCGCACCGGCGAGGAGGCCGGGGTGCTGATGCGCTGA
- a CDS encoding helix-turn-helix transcriptional regulator produces the protein MDTPAELGNFLRSRRARLQPADVGLVSYGGQRRVPGLRREELAQLAGVSVAYYTRLEQGQSGNASDGVLDALARALRLTPDEHAHLRNLARPGRAARRPAARPATARPATRQLIAAMGAVPALVLDARYDVLAWNPLGHALLAGHLDAGAPERPAERPNTQRLLFLDPHVRELYPDWEFEARRAVSSLRLAAGEHPDDRQLAELIGELTMKSADFAALWSRHPVRGCTSGVKVFHHPLVGPLELAFQMLRLPDSGGQGVLAFSAEPDSASDAGLRLLAGSVATAPGVPSASDAPAAGATPGPATARGAGRAVR, from the coding sequence ATGGACACACCAGCCGAGTTGGGAAACTTCCTGCGCAGCCGCCGCGCCCGGCTCCAGCCCGCCGACGTCGGGCTGGTCTCCTACGGAGGCCAGCGCCGGGTGCCGGGGTTGCGCCGCGAGGAGCTGGCGCAGCTCGCGGGCGTGAGCGTGGCGTACTACACCCGGCTGGAACAGGGCCAGAGCGGCAACGCGTCGGACGGCGTCCTGGACGCGCTCGCCCGCGCGCTGCGCCTGACCCCGGACGAGCACGCGCACCTGCGCAACCTGGCCCGCCCCGGGCGCGCGGCGCGCCGCCCCGCCGCGCGCCCCGCCACGGCCCGCCCCGCCACCCGTCAGCTCATCGCGGCGATGGGCGCGGTGCCGGCGCTCGTGCTCGACGCGCGGTACGACGTACTGGCCTGGAACCCGCTGGGGCACGCGCTGCTCGCCGGGCACCTGGACGCGGGGGCGCCGGAGCGACCCGCCGAGCGCCCGAACACGCAGCGGCTACTCTTCCTCGACCCGCACGTACGCGAGCTGTACCCGGACTGGGAGTTCGAGGCGCGGCGCGCGGTCTCCTCGCTGCGCCTGGCCGCCGGCGAACACCCCGACGATCGCCAACTGGCGGAACTCATCGGTGAGTTGACGATGAAGAGTGCGGACTTCGCCGCGCTGTGGTCGCGGCACCCGGTGCGGGGCTGCACCAGCGGCGTGAAGGTGTTCCACCACCCGCTGGTGGGGCCGCTGGAGCTGGCGTTCCAGATGTTGCGGCTGCCCGACTCCGGCGGGCAGGGCGTGCTGGCCTTCAGCGCGGAGCCGGACTCGGCCTCGGACGCGGGCCTGCGGCTGCTGGCCGGCTCCGTGGCGACCGCGCCGGGCGTGCCGTCGGCGTCGGACGCGCCGGCGGCGGGCGCGACACCGGGCCCGGCGACGGCCCGAGGCGCCGGGCGGGCCGTACGTTAG
- a CDS encoding serine hydrolase domain-containing protein — protein sequence MSETDVQRALDWAVAKGGVPGIVADVRDGDRRWFGAAGVADLETGAPRRPGEYAHTGSGGKAFIATVLLALAAESRLSIDDPVNTWLPGVLDHNGYDGDKITIRHLLSNTGGLFSTGMAPELTSRYATRAAFAKHRFDAFTTERLLAMTVSQPPVGAPGERFEYSNGGFYVAEAIIEKVTGNSLAEEIERRIIRPLGLTGTSVRSAEDARYPDPHPRAYSTLFYKDGTDPAEVTPENWESAMEEPGLDPLDVTEFNTSWAPANVVSTTGDMIRFVGALAAGTLLPPEQHRAMWTTVSTEGGNWTPHTRYGLGVFEFDRAATGGLTLRGVGGSFWGCLFYTVGTADGEHTLSLQTNTEWKSWDVLFRLVDAEFGVHLGG from the coding sequence ATGAGCGAGACCGACGTACAGCGGGCGCTGGACTGGGCGGTGGCCAAGGGGGGCGTCCCCGGCATCGTGGCCGACGTCAGGGACGGTGACCGGAGGTGGTTCGGCGCCGCCGGCGTGGCCGACCTCGAAACGGGCGCCCCGCGCCGACCGGGCGAGTACGCGCACACCGGCAGCGGCGGCAAGGCGTTCATCGCCACCGTGCTGCTGGCGCTGGCGGCCGAGTCCAGGCTGAGCATCGACGACCCGGTCAACACCTGGCTGCCGGGCGTCCTTGACCACAACGGCTACGACGGCGACAAAATCACCATCAGGCACCTGCTCAGCAACACCGGCGGCCTCTTCTCCACCGGCATGGCGCCGGAGTTAACCAGCAGGTACGCCACCCGTGCCGCGTTCGCGAAGCACCGCTTCGACGCGTTCACCACCGAGCGACTGCTCGCCATGACGGTGTCACAGCCGCCGGTCGGCGCCCCCGGTGAGCGCTTCGAGTACTCCAACGGCGGCTTCTACGTCGCCGAGGCCATCATCGAGAAGGTCACCGGCAACAGCCTGGCCGAGGAGATCGAACGCCGGATCATCCGGCCACTCGGCCTGACCGGCACCTCCGTACGCTCCGCCGAGGACGCGCGGTACCCCGATCCGCACCCGCGGGCCTACTCCACGCTGTTCTACAAGGACGGCACCGACCCGGCCGAGGTCACCCCGGAGAACTGGGAGTCGGCGATGGAGGAACCCGGGCTCGACCCCCTCGACGTCACCGAGTTCAACACCTCGTGGGCGCCCGCCAACGTCGTCTCCACCACCGGCGACATGATCAGGTTCGTCGGCGCGCTGGCCGCCGGCACCCTGCTGCCGCCGGAGCAGCACCGCGCGATGTGGACCACGGTCTCCACCGAAGGGGGCAACTGGACGCCGCACACCCGGTACGGCCTCGGCGTCTTCGAGTTCGACCGGGCGGCCACGGGCGGCCTGACGCTGCGCGGCGTGGGCGGCAGCTTCTGGGGATGCCTCTTCTACACGGTGGGCACCGCCGACGGCGAGCACACCCTCTCCCTCCAGACCAACACCGAGTGGAAGAGCTGGGACGTGCTCTTCCGGCTCGTCGACGCGGAGTTCGGCGTCCACCTCGGCGGGTGA
- a CDS encoding helix-turn-helix domain-containing protein: MPGERLTRQDRREIAAGLRDGLTYAAVARRLGRSTSTITREVMRNGGPTGYHADQAHQASTRRKRRTTTAVTAPAAGGADLGGRDPRVVAEVTARTTELFVRTGMRPMAARVLAALLTTDSGSLSSAELVRRLRVSPAAVSKAVGVLETMGVIQRQRDPHRRAERYAIGDDVWFRTVMASTRVDAEIAAASARHAQALDPATPAGARLDNLSQFLHHVSEDLARSAEHWRQVFLVRRPEE, encoded by the coding sequence ATGCCCGGAGAGAGACTCACCCGCCAGGACCGGCGGGAGATCGCCGCGGGACTGCGTGACGGACTCACCTACGCCGCCGTCGCCCGCCGGCTCGGGCGGTCCACCTCGACCATCACGCGTGAGGTGATGCGCAACGGCGGGCCCACGGGCTACCACGCCGACCAGGCACACCAGGCCAGCACGCGTAGGAAGCGCCGGACCACGACCGCCGTGACGGCCCCGGCGGCGGGCGGCGCCGACCTCGGTGGCCGCGACCCCCGGGTCGTGGCGGAGGTGACCGCGCGCACCACGGAACTGTTCGTACGGACCGGGATGCGGCCGATGGCGGCCAGGGTCCTGGCCGCGTTGCTGACCACCGACAGCGGCAGCCTCTCGTCGGCCGAACTCGTGCGGCGCCTGCGGGTCAGCCCCGCCGCCGTCTCCAAGGCCGTCGGCGTCCTGGAGACGATGGGGGTCATCCAGCGCCAACGCGACCCCCATCGCCGCGCCGAGCGCTACGCCATCGGTGACGACGTGTGGTTCCGGACCGTGATGGCCAGCACGCGCGTCGACGCCGAGATCGCCGCCGCCTCCGCGCGCCACGCCCAGGCGCTGGACCCCGCCACCCCCGCCGGGGCCCGCCTCGACAACCTGAGCCAGTTCCTCCACCACGTCAGCGAGGACCTCGCGCGCTCGGCCGAGCACTGGCGCCAGGTCTTCCTGGTCCGCCGGCCCGAGGAGTAG